A window from Zingiber officinale cultivar Zhangliang chromosome 7A, Zo_v1.1, whole genome shotgun sequence encodes these proteins:
- the LOC121999826 gene encoding E3 ubiquitin-protein ligase RNF12-A-like produces MAMSLGRRTASGILFTPSGLSFTFTEKSSTGERSHDRRRRRRRLADTNSSCKTCKQVTRNPEEESTAARCPRANVGDCTPRKPKTQSHTASERTPLGAARRKLPKEALQNSEPPAIDVPWEDDDVVDETENRWYIYDPYRDMRMDIDDMSYEELLDLGERIGTVSTAVSEEDLSKCFKRSKYTSGDSATCSICQEEFVEGDELGEVACGHVYHATCIEQWLKSKNWCPLCKGSASPSSA; encoded by the exons ATGGCCATGTCTCTGGGTAGAAGAACAGCTTCTGGAATATTATTCACGCCCAGTGGCTTAAGCTTTACGTTCACTGAGAAATCCAGCACTGGAGAAAGAAGCCATgatcgacgacgacgacgacgtcgACTGGCTGATACGAACTCAAGCTGCAAAACATGCAAGCAGGTCACGAGAAACCCTGAAGAAGAAAGCACCGCAGCTCGTTGCCCCCGAGCAAATGTCGGAGATTGCACCCCGAGAAAACCGAAAACTCAATCTCACACGGCCTCGGAGAGAACCCCGCTCGGTGCCGCGAGAAGGAAACTCCCAAAAGAAGCTTTGCAAAACTCGGAACCACCTGCGATCGACGTGCCGTGGGAGGACGATGATGTCGTAGATGAGACAGAGAATCGCTGGTACATCTACGACCCTTACAGGGACATGAGGATGGACATCGATGATATGAGTTATGAG GAGCTGCTAGACCTGGGGGAGAGAATAGGAACAGTGAGCACTGCCGTATCCGAAGAAGACCTGAGCAAATGCTTCAAGAGGAGCAAATACACCTCCGGAGACTCTGCTACTTGCAGCATTTGCCAG GAAGAATTCGTGGAGGGGGATGAATTGGGGGAGGTGGCGTGCGGGCATGTCTATCATGCAACGTGCATAGAGCAGTGGCTTAAGTCCAAGAACTGGTGCCCTCTCTGCAAAGGCTCTGCGTCTCCGAGCTCTGCTTGA